In Desulfuromonas sp. KJ2020, a single window of DNA contains:
- a CDS encoding aspartate carbamoyltransferase catalytic subunit has product MAFPHKHILGTEQLSREDIIQILDTAESFREINARAIKKVPTLRGKTIVNLFYEASTRTRTSFEIAGKRLSADTINISASSSSVVKGETLEDTARNIEAMNPDIIVMRHSASGAPNYLAQRLDCSVINAGDGAHEHPSQALLDLLTIRQHKGKIEGLKVAIIGDIAHSRVARSGLYALVKMGATVRLAGPGTMIPPGIERLGAEVYTNINQALDGADVVMMLRIQLERQGKTLLPTLREYARFYGLNKENLKLAKKDAIIMHPGPMNRGVEISSIVADGDQNVILEQVENGVAVRMALLYLVSGGETAETAAEA; this is encoded by the coding sequence ATGGCTTTTCCACACAAACACATTCTGGGCACGGAGCAGCTTTCCAGGGAAGACATCATCCAGATTCTGGATACGGCGGAAAGTTTCCGGGAAATCAATGCCCGCGCCATTAAAAAAGTGCCGACTCTGCGGGGGAAAACTATCGTCAATCTTTTCTACGAGGCCAGCACCCGCACCCGCACCTCCTTTGAAATTGCCGGCAAGCGACTTTCCGCTGACACCATCAATATCAGCGCCAGTTCCTCATCCGTGGTCAAAGGGGAAACCCTCGAGGATACCGCCCGCAACATCGAGGCCATGAATCCTGATATCATCGTCATGCGACACTCCGCTTCTGGGGCCCCCAACTACCTGGCCCAACGCCTGGACTGTTCGGTGATCAATGCCGGCGACGGGGCACATGAGCATCCGAGCCAGGCTTTGCTTGACCTGCTGACCATTCGCCAGCATAAAGGAAAAATAGAGGGGCTCAAGGTCGCCATCATCGGCGATATCGCCCACAGCCGGGTCGCGCGCTCCGGTCTGTACGCGCTGGTCAAAATGGGCGCGACCGTGCGGCTGGCCGGTCCCGGCACGATGATCCCGCCCGGTATCGAGCGCCTGGGGGCCGAGGTCTATACGAATATCAATCAGGCCCTGGACGGGGCCGACGTCGTGATGATGCTGCGCATCCAGCTGGAGCGTCAGGGCAAAACGCTGCTGCCCACTCTGCGTGAATACGCGCGCTTCTACGGGCTGAACAAGGAAAATCTCAAGCTCGCCAAGAAGGACGCCATCATCATGCATCCCGGCCCCATGAACCGCGGTGTGGAAATTTCCTCTATCGTCGCCGATGGCGATCAGAACGTTATTCTGGAACAGGTGGAAAACGGCGTGGCGGTTCGCATGGCCCTGCTGTACCTGGTCTCTGGCGGCGAGACCGCCGAAACGGCCGCCGAAGCCTGA
- the pyrR gene encoding bifunctional pyr operon transcriptional regulator/uracil phosphoribosyltransferase PyrR, with amino-acid sequence MSQAATIIMDGAGIGRALTRISHEILEHNKGTEKLALIGIRTGGDHLAKLVRARIAEIEGVEVPLGVMDVTMYRDDLRSRGSLPLGKTDIPFPLDDVRVVLIDDVLFTGRTIRAAMDALMDLGRPRSIQLAVLVDRGHRELPIRPDYIGRNVPTSRDEKVQVEFDDSLVPVEVRLLKP; translated from the coding sequence ATGAGCCAAGCAGCGACAATCATCATGGACGGTGCCGGTATCGGCCGGGCATTGACCAGAATCTCCCATGAGATTCTGGAACACAACAAAGGCACGGAAAAGCTGGCTCTGATCGGCATCCGTACCGGCGGTGACCATCTGGCCAAGCTCGTTCGCGCCCGCATCGCGGAAATCGAAGGTGTTGAGGTTCCTCTGGGCGTCATGGATGTCACCATGTACCGGGACGATTTAAGGTCAAGGGGCAGTCTCCCTCTGGGCAAGACCGACATCCCCTTTCCGCTGGACGATGTTCGGGTCGTTCTCATCGATGATGTCCTTTTCACCGGCCGCACCATTCGGGCCGCCATGGATGCGCTCATGGATCTGGGCCGCCCCCGAAGCATTCAGCTGGCGGTTCTCGTCGATCGGGGCCATCGCGAACTGCCTATCCGTCCCGACTACATCGGCCGCAATGTCCCCACCTCGCGGGACGAAAAAGTTCAGGTCGAGTTTGACGATTCGTTGGTTCCGGTTGAAGTCCGGCTTTTGAAACCATAA
- the lepB gene encoding signal peptidase I, with product MTTSAGTSMQGKTPKSKLREYAEALIVAAILALFIRTFVVQAFKIPSGSMEDTLLIGDHLLVNKFLYGIKIPFTDSRFLTIRHPERGDIVVFEFPEDKEKGYFQRRDFIKRVIGTPGDVIEVRNKQVYLNGELYTIPQEIHKESDVLGEKYGPRDFMKPVTVPEGKYFVMGDNRDRSYDSRFWGFVDEEAIKGLAFIKYWSWDRDDLTPRWSRIGRPIH from the coding sequence ATGACAACATCTGCTGGCACTTCCATGCAGGGCAAAACGCCCAAATCCAAGCTGCGCGAATACGCCGAGGCGTTGATCGTTGCCGCCATTCTGGCCCTGTTTATCCGCACCTTCGTGGTCCAGGCCTTCAAGATCCCATCCGGATCAATGGAAGATACCCTCCTTATAGGCGACCATCTGCTGGTCAATAAATTTCTGTACGGCATCAAGATTCCTTTTACCGACAGTCGCTTCTTGACCATCAGGCATCCTGAGAGGGGTGACATTGTCGTCTTTGAATTCCCTGAAGACAAGGAAAAGGGGTATTTTCAGCGCCGGGATTTCATCAAGCGAGTCATCGGTACGCCGGGGGATGTGATCGAAGTGCGCAACAAGCAGGTCTATCTCAACGGCGAGCTTTACACCATTCCACAGGAAATCCATAAGGAGTCTGACGTCCTCGGCGAAAAATACGGCCCCAGGGACTTCATGAAGCCCGTGACGGTGCCGGAAGGCAAGTACTTCGTGATGGGGGACAACCGTGACCGCTCCTACGACAGTCGCTTCTGGGGGTTCGTTGACGAAGAGGCGATCAAGGGACTGGCGTTCATCAAATACTGGTCCTGGGATCGGGATGATCTCACGCCGCGCTGGAGCCGCATCGGTCGGCCTATTCACTAA
- a CDS encoding dihydroorotase, translating to MDILIKNGRVVDPANKVDQQLDVLIRDGKIARIEKEIADADARVLDAKSCLVVPGLVDMHVHLRDPGLEYKEDIVSGTRAAAAGGFTSVACMPNTKPVNDNKAVTLYIRNKAKEEGFANVFPIGAITKGQKGESLSEIGELKEAGCVGLSDDGVPVGSGELMRRAMEYARPFGLPIISHAEDLSLVGEGVMNEGFVATELGLKGIPWVAEDAATAREVMLCEFTGARLHVAHVSTRGSVEIVRAAKKRGVSVTCEATPHHFTLTEEAVRGYDTNAKMNPPLRTADDVAAIRDGLADGTIDAVATDHAPHHYDEKNVEFNIALNGIVGLETALPLTLRLVEDGVLSLNQAISLLTDRPARILGLNRGTLGIGSPADVTVIDPDQKWVIDASRFQSKSRNTPFDGWNVKGRVLFTVCNGRITFEHKK from the coding sequence ATGGATATATTGATCAAGAACGGTCGCGTTGTCGACCCCGCCAATAAAGTGGATCAGCAGCTGGATGTCCTTATTCGCGACGGTAAGATTGCCCGCATCGAAAAGGAGATTGCCGACGCCGACGCCCGTGTGCTGGATGCCAAGAGTTGCCTCGTCGTGCCGGGTCTGGTGGATATGCATGTCCATCTGCGCGATCCCGGCCTGGAATACAAGGAGGACATTGTCAGCGGCACGCGCGCCGCGGCCGCCGGGGGTTTTACCTCCGTGGCCTGCATGCCCAACACCAAACCCGTCAACGACAACAAGGCGGTCACTCTGTACATCCGCAATAAGGCCAAAGAAGAAGGCTTTGCCAATGTCTTCCCTATTGGCGCCATTACCAAGGGACAGAAGGGGGAATCGCTGTCGGAAATCGGCGAGCTCAAAGAAGCTGGCTGTGTCGGCCTCTCGGATGATGGGGTTCCTGTCGGCAGCGGTGAACTGATGCGCCGGGCCATGGAATATGCACGCCCCTTCGGCCTGCCGATCATCAGCCACGCCGAAGATCTCTCTTTGGTGGGGGAGGGGGTCATGAACGAAGGTTTCGTGGCGACGGAACTGGGGCTCAAGGGGATCCCCTGGGTCGCTGAAGACGCCGCCACGGCTCGCGAGGTCATGCTCTGCGAGTTCACCGGCGCTCGTCTGCATGTAGCGCATGTTTCCACCCGCGGTTCGGTCGAGATCGTACGCGCCGCCAAAAAGCGTGGCGTGAGCGTCACCTGCGAAGCGACCCCTCACCACTTTACCCTGACGGAAGAAGCGGTGCGCGGCTATGACACCAACGCCAAGATGAATCCGCCCTTGCGCACCGCCGATGATGTGGCGGCCATTCGGGACGGCCTGGCAGACGGGACCATCGACGCTGTCGCCACCGATCACGCTCCTCACCACTACGATGAAAAAAATGTGGAGTTCAATATTGCCCTCAACGGCATTGTCGGTCTGGAGACCGCCTTGCCTCTGACCCTCCGCCTGGTCGAGGACGGGGTCCTTTCGCTCAATCAGGCCATCTCGCTTTTGACCGACCGGCCTGCTCGCATCCTCGGCCTTAACCGAGGCACCCTGGGCATCGGCTCTCCGGCGGATGTCACGGTTATTGATCCCGACCAGAAGTGGGTTATCGACGCCAGTCGCTTTCAATCCAAGAGCAGAAATACTCCTTTTGACGGCTGGAATGTCAAGGGGAGGGTCCTTTTCACCGTTTGCAACGGACGAATCACCTTTGAACACAAGAAATAA
- the carA gene encoding glutamine-hydrolyzing carbamoyl-phosphate synthase small subunit, translating to MDAILALADGRVFRGKSFGAPGEVSGEVVFNTSMSGYQEILTDPSYRGEIVTMTYPLIGNCGVNPEDVESSRPHLAGFVVKEACEMPSNWRSTMSLDAYLKENGIVGIQGIDTRALVRHIRDKGAQTGIISSLDQDPESLVAKARQAPSIVGKDLVKEVTCQKAYEWTEGGWDLETGYRQAGASPRFHVVAYDFGIKRNILRNLVDADCRVTVVPAHTAAEEVLRLNPDGIFLSNGPGDPEPITYAQENIRKLLGKKPIFGICLGHQLLAIALGGKTYKLKFGHRGGNQPVRRDETGRVEITSQNHGFAVDAASINNTAVLTHINLNDNTVEGLTHATCPAFSVQYHPEASPGPHDARYLFTRFVDMMAQSKKSK from the coding sequence ATGGATGCTATTTTGGCTCTTGCCGACGGCAGGGTCTTTCGCGGTAAGTCATTCGGGGCGCCGGGTGAGGTAAGCGGAGAGGTTGTCTTCAATACCAGCATGAGTGGTTATCAGGAAATCTTGACGGACCCTTCCTACCGGGGTGAAATTGTCACTATGACCTATCCGCTTATCGGCAATTGTGGCGTCAACCCCGAGGACGTCGAGTCATCTCGACCCCATCTTGCCGGCTTTGTCGTCAAGGAAGCCTGCGAAATGCCCAGCAACTGGCGCTCGACCATGTCTCTTGACGCCTACCTGAAAGAAAATGGGATAGTCGGCATTCAGGGCATCGATACCCGCGCTCTTGTTCGACATATTCGGGACAAAGGGGCGCAGACAGGCATCATTTCTTCACTGGATCAGGATCCAGAGAGTCTCGTGGCCAAGGCTCGTCAGGCCCCGTCGATTGTTGGCAAGGATCTCGTCAAAGAAGTTACCTGCCAAAAGGCCTATGAATGGACCGAAGGGGGATGGGACCTGGAAACCGGTTATCGCCAGGCGGGTGCTTCACCAAGATTTCATGTGGTGGCCTATGATTTCGGGATCAAACGCAACATTCTGCGCAACCTGGTTGACGCCGACTGCCGGGTTACCGTGGTGCCGGCCCACACGGCGGCAGAAGAGGTGCTCCGCCTGAATCCCGACGGCATCTTCCTGAGCAATGGCCCGGGCGACCCTGAACCCATCACCTATGCCCAGGAAAATATCCGGAAGCTTCTTGGGAAAAAACCGATTTTCGGGATCTGCCTGGGTCACCAGCTTCTGGCCATTGCCCTGGGCGGCAAGACCTACAAGCTTAAGTTCGGACATCGGGGCGGCAACCAGCCGGTTCGTCGCGACGAAACGGGTCGGGTGGAAATCACGTCGCAAAATCACGGTTTTGCTGTGGATGCGGCTTCCATTAATAACACCGCCGTACTGACCCATATCAATCTGAACGACAATACGGTGGAGGGGCTTACGCACGCGACCTGTCCAGCCTTTTCGGTGCAGTACCACCCCGAAGCGTCTCCGGGACCACACGATGCGCGGTATCTTTTTACCAGGTTTGTAGACATGATGGCGCAGTCGAAAAAAAGCAAATAG